Proteins encoded by one window of Carassius carassius chromosome 30, fCarCar2.1, whole genome shotgun sequence:
- the LOC132111224 gene encoding gastrula zinc finger protein XlCGF8.2DB-like isoform X1, whose protein sequence is MKILRNKQVQEDAKESLVRCCCLRAQRTLNLMTLKEESEKLNEMEEKDQKHDFIIGEKSTKTKKSSSRKRSQKTESSGYFTCRQCGKRLTNKQNLDVHMRIHNGEKPFTCQQCGKSFTQKQNLKVHLRVHTGEKPYKCTQCGQGFTHKGNLNAHMRIHNGKNPYNCKLCGKSFSRKESLNAHMRSHTGEKPFICGQCGKGLKCKETLNSHMRIHSGENCLTCHQCGKSFSHKRSLNTHIVIHTGEKPFTCPQCGKSFSLKGNLKTHMRLHTGEKPFTCLQCKISFTYQRDLKRHLQTHSENKLRV, encoded by the exons atgaagatactgaggaacaaacag gtgcaggaggatgcGAAGGAGAGCTTGGTTCGGTGTTGCTGTCTGCGTGCGCAGCGAACACTCA acCTGATGACACTGAAAGAGGAGAgtgaaaaactaaatgaaatggaAGAAAAAGACCAGAAGCATGATTTCATAATTGGAGAAAAATCCACAAAGACTAAGAAGTCTTCCTCACGAAAGAGAAGTCAGAAGACAGAATCTAGCGGTTATTTCACCTGCCGCCAGTGTGGAAAGAGGTTGACTAATAAACAAAACCTTGAcgtccacatgagaattcacaatggagagaagccttttacctgccaacagtgtggaaagagtttcactcaaAAACAAAACCTTAAAGTCCACttaagagttcacactggagagaagccttacaaaTGCACTCAGTGTGGACAGGGTTTTACACATAAAGGAAACCTTAAtgcccacatgagaattcacaatgGAAAGAACCCTTACAACTGCAAACTGTGTGGGAAGAGCTTCTCACGAAAAGAAAGTCTTAATGCCCACATGAGaagtcacactggagagaagccattcATATGTGGTCAGTGTGGAAAGGGTTTGAAATGTAAAGAAACCCTTAATAGCCACATGAGGATTCACTCAGGAGAGAACTGTCTTACATGTcatcaatgtggaaagagtttcagtcaTAAAAGAAGCCTCAATACTCACATTGTAATTCACacaggagagaagcctttcacctgccctcagtgtggaaagagtttctcaCTTAAAGGAAACCTTAAGACTCACATGAGacttcacaccggagagaagccgtTCACATGTCTTCAGTGCAAGATAAGTTTCACATATCAAAGAGACCTGAAACGTCATTTGCAAACTCATTCTGAAAATAAATTGCGAGTGTGA
- the LOC132111224 gene encoding gastrula zinc finger protein XlCGF8.2DB-like isoform X2, which yields MAIIKEESEDMKIEEALRVKHEDTEEQTDLMTLKEESEKLNEMEEKDQKHDFIIGEKSTKTKKSSSRKRSQKTESSGYFTCRQCGKRLTNKQNLDVHMRIHNGEKPFTCQQCGKSFTQKQNLKVHLRVHTGEKPYKCTQCGQGFTHKGNLNAHMRIHNGKNPYNCKLCGKSFSRKESLNAHMRSHTGEKPFICGQCGKGLKCKETLNSHMRIHSGENCLTCHQCGKSFSHKRSLNTHIVIHTGEKPFTCPQCGKSFSLKGNLKTHMRLHTGEKPFTCLQCKISFTYQRDLKRHLQTHSENKLRV from the exons ATGGCAATTATTAAAGAAGAGAGTGAAGACATGAAGATTGAAGAAGCATTGAGAGTGAAgcatgaagatactgaggaacaaacag acCTGATGACACTGAAAGAGGAGAgtgaaaaactaaatgaaatggaAGAAAAAGACCAGAAGCATGATTTCATAATTGGAGAAAAATCCACAAAGACTAAGAAGTCTTCCTCACGAAAGAGAAGTCAGAAGACAGAATCTAGCGGTTATTTCACCTGCCGCCAGTGTGGAAAGAGGTTGACTAATAAACAAAACCTTGAcgtccacatgagaattcacaatggagagaagccttttacctgccaacagtgtggaaagagtttcactcaaAAACAAAACCTTAAAGTCCACttaagagttcacactggagagaagccttacaaaTGCACTCAGTGTGGACAGGGTTTTACACATAAAGGAAACCTTAAtgcccacatgagaattcacaatgGAAAGAACCCTTACAACTGCAAACTGTGTGGGAAGAGCTTCTCACGAAAAGAAAGTCTTAATGCCCACATGAGaagtcacactggagagaagccattcATATGTGGTCAGTGTGGAAAGGGTTTGAAATGTAAAGAAACCCTTAATAGCCACATGAGGATTCACTCAGGAGAGAACTGTCTTACATGTcatcaatgtggaaagagtttcagtcaTAAAAGAAGCCTCAATACTCACATTGTAATTCACacaggagagaagcctttcacctgccctcagtgtggaaagagtttctcaCTTAAAGGAAACCTTAAGACTCACATGAGacttcacaccggagagaagccgtTCACATGTCTTCAGTGCAAGATAAGTTTCACATATCAAAGAGACCTGAAACGTCATTTGCAAACTCATTCTGAAAATAAATTGCGAGTGTGA